From one Sparus aurata chromosome 16, fSpaAur1.1, whole genome shotgun sequence genomic stretch:
- the crip1 gene encoding cysteine-rich protein 1 — protein MPKCPNCQKEVYFAEKVTSLGKDWHRPCLKCEKCKKTLSAGGHAEHEGKPYCNKPCYAALFGPGGFGRGGAESHKYN, from the exons ATGCCCAAGTGCCCGAATTGCCAGAAGGAAGTTTACTTCG CTGAGAAGGTGACGTCGCTGGGGAAGGACTGGCACAGGCCCTGTCTGAAGTGTGAGAAGTGCAAAAAGACGCTGTCAGCAGGGGGACATGCAGAG CATGAAGGCAAGCCGTACTGTAACAAGCCCTGCTATGCTGCACTGTTCGGACCAGGAG GATTTGGACGTGGTGGAGCTGAGAGCCACAAATATAATTAG